One Fusarium oxysporum f. sp. lycopersici 4287 chromosome 8, whole genome shotgun sequence genomic region harbors:
- a CDS encoding MADS-box transcription factor, other eukaryote gives MADITDQHDQTSPTELDDSQNVGNGNATESRGIKRQRPSAGDDDDDDDEKGSRERRKIEIKFISDKSRRHITFSKRKAGIMKKAYELSVLTGTQVLLLVVSETGLVYTFTTPKLQPLVTKSEGKNLIQACLNAPEPTPGNENGVDGGDQVESPEEPPNQHLPPQGNRPGMPQNPHMPNNYMPNMPMDPQQALAYQSYVQRNQAYGSGIPPQPGMPANSHHQS, from the exons ATGGCCGACATCACAGATCAGCACGACCAGACCTCTCCTACTGAGCTCGACGACTCACAGAACGTTGGCAATGGCAACGCCACTGAGTCTCGCGGCATCAAGCGCCAGCGTCCTTCAGCtggcgacgacgacgacgatgacgacgagaagGGCAGTCGCGAGCGTCGCAAGATTGAGATCAAGTTTATCAGCGACAAATCTCGCCGACACATTACGTTCTCCAAGCGCAAGGCTGGAATCATGAAGAAG GCCTACGAACTCTCTGTCCTCACAGGCACTCAGGTTCTACTTCTCGTGGTTTCAGAAACCGGTCTCGTTTACACCTTCACCACACCCAAGCTGCAGCCCCTCGTTACCAAGTCTGAGGGCAAGAACTTGATCCAG GCTTGTCTTAATGCTCCTGAGCCCACTCCAGGCAATGAGAATGGCGTCGATGGCGGCGACCAAGTCGAGTCTCCAGAAGAACCCCCTAACCAGCACCTCCCTCCTCAGGGCAACCGACCTGGCATGCCCCAAAACCCTCATATGCCCAACAACTACATGCCCAACATGCCCATGGATCCTCAGCAGGCTCTGGCTTACCAGAGCTACGTACAACGGAATCAGGCTTATGGCTCTGGCATACCTCCTCAACCAGGTATGCCTGCTAACAGCCATCACCAGTCATAA
- a CDS encoding D-arabinono-1,4-lactone oxidase — MDPLVAAELAKFDDSVAFRARPQHVHHTWARTFSSLPELFIQPESLPEVEKVVNLARRCRRRLVTTGCGHSPSNITCTSSWLVNLDNFNRVLSVNKDTGVVTMEGGIRLYALCEELEKHGLTMPNLGSINEQSISGAISTGTHGSSLRHGLMSEDILSLKVTMADGTTVYCSKDIKTDLFRAALLSLGAIGIITEVSFQAVPAFTLKWEQSIDADHKMFESWNRNLWTQSEFVRVWWFPYTRRAVVWQAEQTDEEHRDPPQSGYDGSIGYYVYHNLLYLAQHVPRILPWVEWFVFGMQYGFRNGTTSSAVQPSRKALLMNCLYSQFVNEWAIPLHKGPEALRRLSSWLNHLTHDDPDYVPHNIPFSADGLYVHAPVEVRVSDTTLTSNVRPYLDITVENGPTLYLNATLYRPYLMDPPCHERYYEAFEWLMKDLGGRPHWAKNFRTTRPEIEAFYGKQLESFRAIRNDADPQGMFVGPWHRETIMEDGEGLEFEEVEIRREKNRTGGVTTFGII, encoded by the coding sequence ATGGACCCTCTCGTGGCCGCAGAACTGGCAAAGTTTGACGATAGCGTGGCATTTCGTGCTCGGCCACAACATGTCCACCACACTTGGGCGCGCACATTTTCGTCCCTCCCAGAGCTTTTTATCCAACCCGAGTCTCTGCCTGAAGTTGAGAAAGTTGTGAATCTGGCACGAAGATGCCGTCGGCGTCTAGTGACGACTGGCTGTGGCCATTCACCCTCCAATATCACTTGCACATCCAGCTGGCTCGTCAACCTGGACAACTTCAACAGGGTACTCTCGGTGAACAAAGATACAGGTGTTGTTACCATGGAGGGTGGAATCAGGCTGTACGCCCTCTgtgaagagctcgagaagcatGGACTCACGATGCCAAATCTTGGAAGCATCAATGAGCAGTCTATTAGTGGCGCTATCTCAACAGGTACCCACGGAAGCAGTCTACGCCATGGACTGATGTCCGAAGACATCCTTTCCCTTAAGGTCACAATGGCAGATGGAACCACAGTGTACTGCTCCAAAGATATCAAGACGGACCTTTTTAGAGCTGCCCTTCTTTCTCTCGGCGCTATTGGTATCATTACCGAAGTTTCCTTCCAGGCAGTTCCAGCCTTTACCTTGAAGTGGGAACAGAGCATTGACGCAGACCACAAGATGTTTGAGTCTTGGAATCGAAACCTATGGACACAGAGTGAATTTGTCAGGGTCTGGTGGTTCCCATACACAAGACGTGCAGTGGTGTGGCAGGCAGAGCAAACCGATGAGGAACACCGCGACCCTCCTCAGAGTGGGTATGATGGCTCAATCGGCTACTATGTCTATCATAATCTTCTCTATCTTGCCCAACACGTTCCACGAATCCTGCCATGGGTTGAGTGGTTTGTTTTCGGTATGCAGTATGGCTTTCGGAATGGAACCACTTCATCAGCTGTTCAACCAAGTCGCAAAGCACTGCTCATGAACTGCCTATATTCCCAGTTTGTCAACGAGTGGGCTATCCCTCTTCATAAGGGCCCTGAGGCCCTCCGGAGACTGAGCTCTTGGCTCAACCACTTGACTCATGATGATCCTGATTACGTTCCTCACAACATCCCCTTCTCTGCTGACGGTCTTTACGTCCACGCACCCGTCGAAGTGCGCGTAAGCGACACCACTCTCACCTCGAACGTACGGCCATACCTTGATATTACTGTTGAAAACGGACCTACGTTGTACCTCAATGCGACACTATATCGCCCCTATCTAATGGATCCTCCTTGCCACGAACGATACTATGAGGCTTTTGAGTGGCTGATGAAAGACCTTGGAGGTCGACCGCACTGGGCCAAGAATTTTAGAACCACTAGGCCTGAGATTGAAGCGTTCTATGGCAAGCAACTTGAATCGTTCCGGGCCATACGCAATGATGCTGACCCTCAGGGCATGTTTGTCGGGCCATGGCATCGAGAGACAATTATGGAGGATGGCGAAGGTCTTGAGttcgaagaggttgagattCGAAGAGAGAAGAACCGCACAGGAGGTGTCACAACGTTTGGAATCATTTGA
- a CDS encoding lipoyl(octanoyl) transferase: MSYANHLEATTRRLLACLFGLETYTTRDEPGVWVRTPAGQPERKIAAIGVHHRRHVTALGIAINIDVSVDGPDVVNPWARFVPCGLEGKLVTSVAAELAMKDGIARLGGWNTASLAAVWAKIFEEGIVDDTKRSIDGEGSSQFRRAAS; encoded by the coding sequence ATGTCGTATGCGAACCATCTCGAAGCGACCACACGTCGTCTACTGGCATGTTTGTTCGGTTTGGAAACTTATACAACCCGAGATGAACCTGGAGTCTGGGTTCGTACCCCCGCCGGTCAACCAGAACGTAAAATTGCAGCAATCGGAGTTCATCATCGGAGACACGTCACAGCCCTTGGTATTGCTATCAACATCGACGTCTCGGTAGATGGTCCCGACGTTGTCAATCCTTGGGCTCGTTTTGTTCCTTGCGGCCTTGAAGGTAAGCTTGTCACCTCTGTCGCCGCCGAATTAGCAATGAAAGATGGTATTGCGCGACTTGGTGGCTGGAATACTGCCTCACTAGCAGCCGTGTGGGCGAAGATATTCGAAGAAGGGATAGTAGATGATACAAAGAGAAGTATTGACGGCGAGGGAAGCTCTCAGTTCCGTCGAGCAGCCTCATGA
- a CDS encoding hypothetical protein (At least one base has a quality score < 10), whose amino-acid sequence MPTPEFVRRLPRYSASSVIGFFATESAWKPDHNAARLAAEGHWSWRLPSLLQSICSVIILIGIFWMPESPRWLLSKDKHDDTLKVLTHYHAEDDPDDEFVQLEFSEIKAARCFSSGRV is encoded by the exons ATGCCTACGCCAGAGTTTGTACGGAGGTTACCTCG CTACTCTGCGAGCTCTGTAATCGGCTTCTTCGCCACGGAATCTGCCTGGAAGCCGGACCACAATGCCGCCCGGCTTGCGGCTGAAGGCCATTGGTCCTGGAGACTTCCCAGCCTTCTCCAGTCCATATGCAgcgtcatcatcctcatcggaATCTTTTGGATGCCCGAGAGTCCCCGTTGGCTCCTCAGCAAGGATAAGCACGACGATACCCTCAAGGTCCTCACTCATTACCACGCAGAGGATGACCCCGATGATGAATTTGTCCAGCTCGAGTTTAGCGAGATCAAGGCCGCTCGTTGTTTCTCGAGTGGAAGAGTCTGA
- a CDS encoding STE/STE7 protein kinase (At least one base has a quality score < 10): MSASDSIPAPPEDWKDLSTPASPGSEDSSEPSTPLESPGHDSPSEPPRRVPSLRSVSDPRNMNPNSTAMGVLGMARRPVQTSSSFAGSSSASVENSIMAKARALHQQRMQKGMSPAGIPGTPSGSSPTASVANGFPTNLGLPPNMQRPHAPHVNSAPAITKPSLSERRAMGGGMGMKLSDMGRPSPVTATGKKRGPPGKLSDITGDAPGSQQSNGTGGGQGSKMDDFKKYIDTEKGWVTFDGAATITRTGVNFANGQTFSISLDEVEVLTELGKGNYGTVYKVKHAKRRVPRFGQGLSRKPLPVQYSQSDPSPIGSAEDSAEGLPDTTDGTTGTVMAMKEMRLELDDAKFTTILKELVILHECVSPYIIDFYGAFFQEGAVYMCIEYMDGGSIDKLYNGGIPENVLRKITYSTVMGLKSLKEEHSIIHRDVKPTNILVNTRGQVKICDFGVSGNLVASIARTNIGCQSYMAPERISGGGFAQAGNSDGSYSVQSDVWSLGLTIIECAKGAYPYPPEVSSTIFSQLSAIVEGEPPAMPEDTYSDMAKDFVKSCLHKIPMKRPTYAMLLKHPWLVEFTKPQTITEEAEEGDGVDTVAEAVGKIDLSSSTADTEVADWVNGVLQREKDGLKEDGPLKPALHNAPLDSVSPMSSPKDA, encoded by the exons ATGTCTGCCTCCGACTCGATCCCGGCCCCCCCGGAGGACTGGAAGGATCTGTCGACACCTGCATCTCCAGGCTCTGAAGATTCGTCAGAACCCAGTACGCCGCTCGAATCTCCCGGTCATGATAGCCCCAGTGAGCCTCCTCGAAGAGTACCATCTCTGCGCTCCGTTTCCGATCCTCGCAACATGAATCCGAACTCAACTGCTATGGGTGTTTTAGGCATGGCCAGACGCCCTGTACAAACATCCTCGAGTTTTGCTGGAAGTAGTAGTGCCTCGGTGGAAAACAGTATAATGGCCAAAGCCCGAGCATTACATCAACAACGCATGCAGAAGGGCATGTCTCCCGCTGGAATCCCCGGAACACCCTCGGGGTCATCACCTACGGCCAGCGTCGCTAACGGATTCCCTACCAATCTGGGATTGCCGCCCAATATGCAACGACCGCACGCACCACATGTAAATTCAGCTCCTGCGATAACGAAGCCCTCGCTGAGTGAGAGAAGGGCCATGGGCGGCGGCATGGGCATGAAGCTGTCTGATATGGGTAGACCCAGCCCTGTCACCGCCACTGGGAAGAAACGGGGGCCTCCTGGAAAGCTTTCTGATATCACAGGTGATGCGCCAGGTAGTCAACAATCCAACGGAACAGGGGGTGGGCAGGGGTCAAAAATGGACGATTTCAAGAAATATATTGACACAGAGAAGGGTTGGGTGACCTTTGATGGCGCTGCCACAATCACACGGACAGGTGTCAACTTTGCCAATGGCCAAACCTTCAGCATAtctcttgatgaagttgaagtctTGACCGAGCTGGGTAAAGGAAACTACGGAACAGTCTACAAGGTCAAGCATGCCAAGCGAAGAGTCCCTCGCTTCGGACAAGGCCTCTCGAGAAAGCCCCTTCCTGTTCAGTATTCGCAGTCGGACCCTTCTCCCATTGGATCTGCGGAAGACTCCGCCGAGGGCTTGCCAGACACGACCGACGGTACAACGGGCACAGTAATGGCGATGAAAGAAATGCGCCTGGAGCTCGACGACGCCAAATTCACAACCATTCTGAAGGAGCTCGTCATCTTACACGAGTGTGTTTCTCCGTATATCATCGACTTTTACGGCGCCTTCTTCCAGGAAGGTGCTGTTTACATGTGTATTGAGTATATGGATGGCGGATCTATCGATAAGCTGTATAATGGTGGTATCCCGGAGAATGTTCTTCGAAAAATCACATACTCTACCGTGATGGGTCTCAAATCACTGAAGGAGGAGCATAGCATTATTCATCGCGATGTCAAACCAACAAACATCTTGGTCAATACACGAGGCCAGGTCAAGATTTGCGATTTTGGTGTCAGTGGTAATCTGGTAGCTAGTATAGCGCGAACCAACATCGGCTGTCAGAGCTATATGGCCCCCGAGAGAATCTCTGGTGGTGGATTCGCACAAGCCGGTAATTCCGATGGCTCATACAGCGTTCAGAGCGATGTCTGGAGTTTGGGCCTGACCATCATCGAGTGTGCTAAGGGCGCTTATCCTTACCCACCGGAGGTCTCTTCTACTATTTTCAGCCAACTGAGT GCTATTGTTGAAGGTGAACCACCTGCTATGCCAGAGGACACTTACTCGGACATGGCCAAGGATTTTGTGAAAAGCTGTCTTCACAAGATTCCTATGAAGCGGCCAACCTACGCCATGCTATTGAAACATCCGTGGCTCGTCGAATTTACAAAGCCTCAAACAATCacggaagaagctgaggagggTGATGGAGTTGATACGGTCGCGGAAGCTGTTGGTAAAATTGATTTGAGCTCATCAACTGCAGATACTGAAGTGGCAGATTGGGTCAATGGCGTTCTACAACGAGAGAAAGATGGCCTGAAGGAGGACGGGCCCTTGAAACCAGCACTACACAATGCACCGCTTGATAGCGTCAGTCCTATGTCAAGCCCAAAGGATGCATGA